In Kitasatospora gansuensis, a genomic segment contains:
- a CDS encoding gamma-glutamylcyclotransferase, whose protein sequence is MPLYAAYATNLDARQMSRRAPHSPLRGTGWLDGWRMTFGGEQLGWEGSLATVVEDEKEQVFVSLYDVAPMDEDGLDRWEGVQLGIYRKIRLRAHTLDGDIPVWTYVLNDWEGGLPAARYLGMIADAAESAGAPHDYVLDLRRRPC, encoded by the coding sequence ATGCCCCTCTACGCCGCGTACGCCACGAACCTCGACGCCCGGCAGATGAGCCGCCGCGCCCCCCACTCGCCGCTGCGCGGCACCGGGTGGCTGGACGGCTGGCGGATGACCTTCGGCGGCGAGCAGCTGGGCTGGGAGGGTTCGCTGGCCACCGTGGTGGAGGACGAGAAGGAGCAGGTCTTCGTCTCGCTCTACGACGTCGCGCCGATGGACGAGGACGGGCTCGACCGCTGGGAGGGCGTGCAGCTCGGCATCTACCGGAAGATCCGGCTGCGGGCGCACACCCTGGACGGGGACATCCCGGTCTGGACGTACGTGCTGAACGACTGGGAGGGCGGGCTGCCCGCCGCCCGCTACCTGGGCATGATCGCGGACGCGGCGGAGAGCGCGGGCGCGCCGCACGACTACGTGCTGGACCTGCGACGACGGCCCTGCTGA
- a CDS encoding NAD(P)H-quinone dehydrogenase, whose protein sequence is MVPVTRIVIIGGGPGGYEAALVAAQLGAEVTVVDRDGLGGSAVLTDCVPSKTLIATAEVMTTFDSSYEELGIIVADDTPPIEGSARVVGVDLGKVNRRVKRLAIAQSHDITQSVTRAGVTVLRGKGRLGAGGQAADGSREVIVDGADGSTETLRADAVLIATGVHPRELPDAQPDGERILNWTQVYELEELPRELIVVGSGVTGAEFAGAYQALGSKVTLVSSRDRVLPGEDPDAAEVLEEVFRRRGMNVMSRSRAESAKRIGDRVEVTLADGTAIEGTHCLMAVGSIPNTAGLGLEEAGVKLNDWGQIQVDRVSRTSAPGVYAAGDCTGVFMLASVAAMQGRIAMYHVLGDAVQPLNLKTVASNVFTDPEIATVGYTATDVSCGKMDAVEVKLPLRGNPRAKMQGIRDGFVKLFARPGTGIVVGGVVVAPRASELIHSISLAVDNNLTVEQVAGAFTVYPSLSGSTAEAARQLHIRKREDSDS, encoded by the coding sequence ATGGTGCCTGTGACTCGGATCGTGATCATCGGTGGCGGACCCGGCGGATATGAGGCGGCCCTCGTGGCCGCCCAGCTCGGCGCGGAGGTGACCGTTGTCGACCGCGACGGTCTGGGCGGATCGGCGGTGCTGACGGACTGCGTGCCGTCCAAGACCCTGATCGCGACGGCGGAGGTGATGACCACCTTCGACAGCTCGTACGAGGAGCTGGGCATCATCGTCGCGGACGACACCCCGCCGATCGAGGGATCGGCCCGGGTGGTCGGGGTCGACCTCGGCAAGGTCAACCGACGGGTGAAGCGCCTCGCCATCGCCCAGTCGCACGACATCACCCAGTCGGTCACCCGGGCGGGCGTCACCGTGCTGCGCGGCAAGGGCCGGCTCGGCGCCGGCGGCCAGGCGGCGGACGGCTCCCGCGAGGTGATCGTGGACGGTGCCGACGGCTCGACCGAGACGCTCCGGGCCGACGCCGTGCTGATCGCCACCGGCGTGCACCCGCGCGAGCTCCCGGACGCCCAGCCGGACGGCGAGCGGATCCTGAACTGGACCCAGGTCTACGAGCTGGAGGAGCTGCCCCGCGAGCTGATCGTGGTCGGCTCGGGCGTCACCGGCGCCGAGTTCGCCGGTGCGTACCAGGCGCTCGGCTCCAAGGTCACCCTGGTCTCCTCCCGCGACCGGGTGCTGCCGGGCGAGGACCCGGACGCCGCCGAGGTGCTCGAAGAGGTCTTCCGCCGGCGCGGCATGAACGTGATGTCCCGCTCGCGGGCCGAGAGCGCCAAGCGGATCGGCGACCGGGTCGAGGTCACCCTCGCCGACGGCACCGCGATCGAGGGCACCCACTGTCTGATGGCGGTCGGCTCGATCCCCAACACCGCAGGGCTCGGTCTGGAGGAGGCCGGGGTCAAGCTCAACGACTGGGGCCAGATCCAGGTCGACCGGGTCTCCCGGACCAGCGCCCCCGGCGTGTACGCGGCCGGTGACTGCACCGGTGTCTTCATGCTCGCCTCGGTCGCCGCGATGCAGGGCCGGATCGCGATGTACCACGTGCTCGGCGACGCGGTGCAGCCGCTGAACCTGAAGACGGTGGCCTCCAACGTCTTCACCGACCCGGAGATCGCCACGGTCGGCTACACCGCCACCGACGTCTCCTGCGGGAAGATGGACGCGGTCGAGGTCAAGCTCCCGCTCCGGGGCAACCCGCGGGCCAAGATGCAGGGCATCCGGGACGGCTTCGTGAAGCTGTTCGCCCGCCCTGGCACCGGCATCGTGGTCGGTGGTGTGGTGGTCGCGCCGCGCGCCAGCGAACTCATCCATTCGATCTCGCTCGCCGTGGACAACAACTTGACGGTCGAACAGGTGGCCGGTGCCTTCACCGTCTACCCGTCACTCTCCGGCTCCACCGCCGAGGCCGCCCGCCAGCTGCACATCCGCAAGCGCGAGGACTCGGACTCCTGA
- a CDS encoding DeoR/GlpR family DNA-binding transcription regulator, whose translation MFAAERRQLILEMVRANGAVSLRELARVVQTSEVTVRRDVRALEAEGLLDRRHGGAVLPGGFSREPGYPQKTHLAAAEKSAIADLAASMVEEGDAVVVGAGTTTQELARRLARVPGLTVVTNSLLVAQALAHANRVEVVMTGGTLRGSNYALVGSGAEQSLHGLRVSKAFISGSGLTAERGLSTTNMLSASVDRALVQSATEVIVLADHTKLGADTMFQTVPTEAITRLVTDEQAAGTDPTARELDALADCGVQISIAPLGSPAEPPVHQQSAPVNAAPRRPAPLPGQRRPAHQLPGRLTELSAPRGR comes from the coding sequence GTGTTTGCTGCAGAACGTCGCCAGTTGATCCTCGAAATGGTGCGCGCCAACGGAGCGGTATCGCTCCGCGAGTTGGCCCGCGTCGTCCAGACCTCCGAAGTCACCGTACGTCGGGACGTACGGGCGCTGGAGGCCGAAGGGCTGCTCGACCGCCGGCACGGCGGCGCGGTGCTCCCCGGCGGCTTCAGCAGGGAGCCCGGCTATCCGCAGAAGACCCATCTCGCGGCCGCCGAGAAGAGCGCGATCGCCGATCTCGCCGCCTCGATGGTCGAGGAGGGGGACGCCGTGGTGGTCGGCGCGGGCACCACCACCCAGGAGTTGGCCCGTCGGCTGGCCCGGGTGCCGGGCCTGACGGTGGTCACCAACTCGCTGCTGGTCGCCCAGGCGCTGGCCCACGCCAACCGGGTGGAGGTGGTGATGACCGGCGGTACGCTGCGCGGTTCCAACTACGCCCTGGTGGGCAGCGGGGCGGAGCAGTCGCTGCACGGGCTGCGGGTCTCCAAGGCCTTCATCTCCGGCAGTGGTCTGACCGCCGAGCGCGGGCTCTCCACCACCAACATGCTCTCCGCGAGCGTGGACCGGGCACTGGTGCAGTCGGCCACCGAGGTCATCGTCCTCGCCGACCACACCAAGCTCGGCGCGGACACCATGTTCCAGACCGTCCCGACCGAGGCGATCACCCGCCTGGTGACGGACGAACAGGCCGCCGGGACCGACCCGACGGCCCGCGAGCTGGACGCGCTCGCCGACTGCGGCGTGCAGATCTCGATCGCCCCGCTCGGCTCCCCGGCCGAGCCCCCCGTCCACCAGCAGTCCGCCCCGGTCAACGCGGCCCCCCGACGCCCGGCCCCCCTGCCCGGCCAGCGCCGACCGGCCCACCAACTCCCGGGCCGGCTGACCGAACTGAGCGCCCCTCGTGGGCGGTGA
- a CDS encoding acetyl/propionyl/methylcrotonyl-CoA carboxylase subunit alpha: protein MRKVLIANRGEIAVRVARACSDAGIASVAVYAEPDRDALHVRAADEAYALGGDTPGTSYLDIGKVLQAAADSGADAIHPGYGFLSENADFAQAVIDAGLTWIGPPPQAIRDLGDKVTARHVAQRAGAPLVAGTPEPVQGADEVVVFAREHGLPVAIKAAFGGGGRGLKVARTLEEIPELYESAVREAVAAFGRGECFVEQYLDNPRHVETQCLADQHGNVVVVSTRDCSLQRRHQKLVEEAPAPFLTDEQNAELYRASKAILREAGYVGAGTCEFLVSQDGLISFLEVNTRLQVEHPVSEEVTGIDLVREMFRIADGEELGYDDPEIRGHSLEFRINGEDPGRNFLPAPGTVTLFAPPSGPGVRLDAGVETGSVIGPAWDSLLAKLIVTGATRKQALQRAARALSEFKVEGMATAIPFHQAVVTDPAFAPEVHGGEGPFTVFTRWIETEFANTIPAFTGGGADADEADQRETVVVEVGGKRIEVSLPSSLGVSSAPAAGASATGKAKRRVGAKKAGAAASGDTLASPMQGTIVKVAVEEGQVVAEGELIVVLEAMKMEQPLNAHKAGTVTGLKAEVGGSVSSGAVLCEIKD, encoded by the coding sequence GTGCGCAAGGTGCTCATCGCCAACCGTGGCGAAATCGCCGTCCGAGTCGCCCGGGCCTGCTCGGATGCCGGTATCGCCAGCGTCGCCGTCTACGCCGAGCCGGACCGGGACGCCCTCCACGTCCGTGCGGCCGACGAGGCGTACGCGCTCGGCGGCGACACCCCCGGTACCAGCTACCTGGACATCGGCAAGGTGCTCCAGGCGGCCGCGGACTCCGGGGCGGACGCGATCCACCCCGGTTACGGCTTCCTGTCCGAGAACGCGGACTTCGCGCAGGCCGTGATCGACGCGGGCCTGACCTGGATCGGCCCGCCGCCGCAGGCGATCCGCGACCTCGGCGACAAGGTGACCGCCCGTCACGTCGCCCAGCGCGCCGGTGCCCCGCTGGTGGCCGGTACGCCGGAGCCGGTCCAGGGTGCCGACGAGGTCGTGGTGTTCGCCCGCGAGCACGGTCTGCCGGTCGCCATCAAGGCGGCGTTCGGCGGCGGCGGCCGCGGCCTCAAGGTCGCCCGCACGCTGGAGGAGATCCCCGAGCTGTACGAGTCGGCGGTCCGCGAGGCGGTCGCCGCCTTCGGTCGCGGCGAGTGCTTCGTCGAGCAGTACCTGGACAACCCGCGGCACGTGGAGACCCAGTGCCTGGCCGACCAGCACGGCAACGTGGTGGTCGTCTCCACCCGTGACTGCTCGCTCCAGCGCCGGCACCAGAAGCTGGTCGAGGAGGCGCCCGCGCCGTTCCTGACGGACGAGCAGAACGCGGAGCTGTACCGGGCCTCCAAGGCGATCCTCCGCGAGGCGGGCTACGTCGGCGCCGGCACCTGCGAGTTCCTGGTCTCCCAGGACGGGCTGATCTCCTTCCTGGAGGTCAACACCCGCCTCCAGGTGGAGCACCCGGTCTCCGAGGAGGTCACCGGGATCGACCTGGTCCGCGAGATGTTCCGGATCGCCGACGGCGAGGAGCTCGGGTACGACGACCCGGAGATCCGCGGCCACTCGCTGGAGTTCCGCATCAACGGCGAGGACCCGGGCCGCAACTTCCTCCCGGCGCCCGGCACCGTGACCCTGTTCGCGCCGCCGTCCGGCCCCGGTGTCCGGCTGGACGCGGGCGTCGAGACCGGCTCGGTCATCGGCCCCGCCTGGGACTCGCTGCTGGCCAAGCTGATCGTCACCGGCGCCACCCGCAAGCAGGCGCTGCAGCGCGCGGCCCGGGCGCTGTCGGAGTTCAAGGTCGAGGGCATGGCCACCGCCATCCCGTTCCACCAGGCGGTCGTCACCGACCCGGCGTTCGCGCCCGAGGTGCACGGCGGCGAGGGCCCGTTCACGGTCTTCACCCGGTGGATCGAGACCGAGTTCGCCAACACCATCCCGGCCTTCACCGGCGGTGGCGCGGACGCGGACGAGGCCGACCAGCGGGAGACCGTGGTGGTCGAGGTCGGCGGCAAGCGGATCGAGGTCTCGCTGCCCTCCTCGCTCGGGGTCTCCTCCGCACCGGCGGCCGGCGCCTCGGCCACCGGCAAGGCCAAGCGCCGGGTCGGCGCCAAGAAGGCCGGCGCGGCGGCCAGCGGTGACACGCTGGCCTCGCCGATGCAGGGCACCATCGTCAAGGTCGCCGTCGAGGAGGGCCAGGTGGTCGCCGAGGGCGAGCTGATCGTGGTCCTGGAGGCGATGAAGATGGAGCAGCCGCTCAACGCCCACAAGGCGGGCACCGTCACCGGCCTCAAGGCCGAGGTCGGTGGCAGCGTGAGCAGTGGCGCGGTGCTCTGCGAGATCAAGGACTGA
- a CDS encoding alpha/beta hydrolase family protein, with product MKLRTVVPAVGGLAAVLLLAGCGSDGPAAAAPSPSASTYGCLEQTRADKGSFGLDSVAKRDAYYQDSDAGKAKVAVVFSHENGATLCDWIPFVEDFTKAGYATLAYTSAGDLPLDIEAAAKYLKGKGVEKVVLVGASKGGTGSLAAAATPGGSLPVAAVVTLSSPTNFGSWAGVAAIAKIKAPLFIAAQEGDQPFAENAAELAAAATAPVKELKIYQGTSHGARLLPQGTAKADLLAFLAKNAPSS from the coding sequence ATGAAGCTACGTACGGTCGTGCCCGCGGTCGGCGGACTGGCCGCAGTGCTGCTGCTCGCGGGCTGCGGCAGCGACGGCCCGGCCGCGGCCGCGCCCAGCCCGAGCGCCTCCACCTACGGCTGCCTGGAGCAGACCAGGGCCGACAAGGGGTCGTTCGGACTCGACAGCGTGGCCAAGCGGGACGCCTACTACCAGGACTCGGACGCCGGAAAGGCCAAGGTCGCGGTGGTGTTCTCGCACGAGAACGGGGCCACGCTCTGCGACTGGATCCCGTTCGTCGAGGACTTCACCAAGGCCGGCTACGCCACCCTGGCCTACACCTCGGCCGGTGACCTGCCGCTGGACATCGAGGCGGCGGCCAAGTACCTCAAGGGCAAGGGTGTCGAGAAGGTGGTCCTGGTGGGCGCCTCCAAGGGCGGCACCGGCTCGCTGGCGGCCGCCGCGACGCCCGGCGGTTCGCTCCCGGTGGCGGCCGTGGTGACCCTCAGCTCGCCCACCAACTTCGGCAGTTGGGCCGGGGTGGCGGCGATCGCCAAGATCAAGGCACCGCTGTTCATCGCCGCCCAGGAGGGTGACCAGCCGTTCGCGGAGAACGCCGCCGAACTGGCCGCGGCGGCCACCGCACCGGTCAAGGAGCTGAAGATCTACCAGGGCACCAGTCACGGCGCCCGGCTGCTCCCGCAGGGCACCGCCAAGGCCGACCTGCTCGCCTTCCTGGCGAAGAACGCACCGAGCAGTTAG
- a CDS encoding nucleoside triphosphate pyrophosphatase: MSERVVVLASASPARLGLLRQAGLDPQVIVSGVDEDAIDAPTPAELALVLAEAKARAVAGELTEGQLVIGCDSVLELDGQALGKPTDPADALARWQAMRGREGILRTGHCVIDTVTGKESSATASTTVRFGTPDDAELAAYIASGEPLHVAGAFTLDGRSAPFIDGIDGDPGNVIGLSLPLLRRLLADLDVRITDLWS; encoded by the coding sequence ATGAGTGAACGTGTAGTGGTCCTCGCCTCCGCCTCCCCCGCCCGGCTCGGGCTGCTGCGTCAGGCGGGCCTCGACCCGCAGGTGATCGTGAGCGGGGTGGACGAGGACGCGATCGACGCGCCGACCCCGGCCGAGCTCGCGTTGGTGCTGGCCGAGGCCAAGGCCCGGGCGGTGGCCGGGGAGTTGACCGAGGGTCAGCTCGTGATCGGGTGCGACTCGGTGCTGGAGCTGGACGGGCAGGCGCTCGGCAAGCCCACCGACCCGGCCGACGCGCTGGCCCGCTGGCAGGCGATGCGTGGCCGCGAGGGCATCCTGCGGACCGGCCACTGCGTGATCGACACCGTGACCGGCAAGGAGTCCTCGGCGACCGCCTCGACCACCGTCCGGTTCGGCACCCCGGACGACGCCGAGCTGGCCGCCTACATCGCCTCGGGCGAACCCCTGCACGTGGCGGGGGCGTTCACCCTGGACGGCCGCTCGGCGCCGTTCATCGACGGCATCGACGGCGACCCGGGCAACGTGATCGGCCTGTCGCTGCCGCTGCTGCGACGCCTGCTGGCCGACCTCGACGTCCGGATCACCGACCTCTGGAGCTAA
- the mmpB gene encoding morphogenic membrane protein MmpB: MLWSDPRDETSAEARRVQRMLRRAGPVLAAIALVMAVLLML; encoded by the coding sequence GTGCTCTGGTCAGACCCCCGGGACGAAACATCGGCCGAGGCCCGTCGCGTACAGCGAATGCTGCGACGGGCCGGGCCGGTGCTGGCGGCGATCGCCTTGGTGATGGCGGTCCTCCTGATGCTCTGA
- a CDS encoding acyl-CoA carboxylase subunit epsilon — protein sequence MTPIQVLHGQPTPEELATVLAVVSARAAAAQAAAEAARRAGGGPASAWNDRARRMRHTPKPGLNVWRTSGWAG from the coding sequence ATGACTCCGATTCAGGTGCTGCACGGGCAGCCGACCCCCGAGGAGCTGGCCACCGTCCTGGCGGTGGTCTCAGCCCGGGCCGCCGCCGCACAGGCCGCCGCGGAGGCGGCCCGCCGCGCGGGTGGTGGCCCGGCCTCGGCCTGGAACGACCGGGCACGGCGGATGCGGCACACGCCGAAGCCCGGCTTGAACGTCTGGCGCACGTCCGGGTGGGCGGGCTGA
- a CDS encoding acyl-CoA carboxylase subunit beta, whose protein sequence is MTEASHDPHTTAGKLADLRRRIDEAVHSGSAAAVEKQHAKGKLTARERVQELLDEDSFVEFDEFARHRSVNFGQEKNRPYGDGVVTGYGTVDGRQIAVFAQDFTVFGGSLGEVFGEKIVKVMDFALKTGCPVIGINDSGGARIQEGVVSLGLYGEIFRRNVHASGVIPQISLIMGPCAGGAVYSPAITDFVVMADQTSHMFITGPDVIKTVTGEDVGMEELGGARTHNAKSGNAHYLAADEKEAIEYVKSLLSYLPSNNLSEPPAFPEEADLAVTDEDLELDTLVPDSANQPYDMHKVIEHVLDDGEFLETQSLYAGNILTGFGRVEGHPVGVVGNQPMDLAGCLDINASEKAARFIRTCDAFNIPVITFVDVPGFLPGTEQEWNGIIRRGAKLIFAYAEATVPMITVITRKAFGGAYDVMGSKHLGADLNLAWPTAQIAVMGAQGAANIVYRRELAEAAKAGEDVDARRAELVAEYEDTLLNPYLAAERGYVDAVIAPSETRRHIVRGLRALRGKREVLPPKKHGNIPL, encoded by the coding sequence ATGACCGAGGCGTCGCACGACCCGCACACCACTGCCGGCAAGCTCGCCGACCTGCGCCGCAGGATCGACGAGGCCGTGCACTCCGGCTCGGCGGCCGCCGTCGAGAAGCAGCACGCCAAGGGCAAGCTGACGGCCCGTGAGCGGGTCCAGGAGCTGCTGGACGAGGACTCCTTCGTGGAGTTCGACGAGTTCGCCCGGCACCGCTCGGTCAACTTCGGCCAGGAGAAGAACCGGCCGTACGGCGACGGCGTGGTGACCGGCTACGGCACCGTGGACGGCCGTCAGATCGCCGTCTTCGCCCAGGACTTCACCGTCTTCGGCGGCTCGCTCGGCGAGGTGTTCGGCGAGAAGATCGTCAAGGTGATGGACTTCGCGCTGAAGACCGGCTGCCCGGTGATCGGCATCAACGACTCCGGCGGCGCCCGGATCCAGGAGGGCGTGGTCTCGCTCGGCCTGTACGGCGAGATCTTCCGCCGCAACGTGCACGCCTCGGGCGTCATCCCGCAGATCTCGCTGATCATGGGCCCGTGCGCGGGCGGCGCGGTCTACTCCCCCGCGATCACCGACTTCGTGGTGATGGCCGACCAGACCTCGCACATGTTCATCACCGGCCCGGACGTGATCAAGACCGTCACCGGCGAGGACGTCGGCATGGAGGAGCTGGGCGGCGCCCGCACCCACAACGCCAAGTCCGGCAACGCCCACTACCTCGCGGCGGACGAGAAGGAGGCGATCGAGTACGTCAAGAGCCTGCTCTCGTACCTGCCCTCCAACAACCTCTCCGAGCCGCCGGCCTTCCCCGAGGAGGCCGACCTCGCGGTCACCGACGAGGACCTCGAACTCGACACCCTGGTGCCGGACTCGGCGAACCAGCCGTACGACATGCACAAGGTGATCGAGCACGTCCTCGACGACGGCGAGTTCCTGGAGACCCAGTCGCTCTACGCCGGCAACATCCTGACCGGCTTCGGCCGGGTCGAGGGCCACCCGGTCGGCGTGGTCGGCAACCAGCCGATGGACCTGGCCGGCTGCCTGGACATCAACGCCAGCGAGAAGGCCGCCCGGTTCATCCGCACCTGCGACGCCTTCAACATCCCGGTGATCACCTTCGTCGACGTGCCCGGCTTCCTGCCCGGCACCGAGCAGGAGTGGAACGGCATCATCCGGCGCGGCGCCAAGCTGATCTTCGCGTACGCCGAGGCGACCGTCCCGATGATCACCGTGATCACCCGCAAGGCCTTCGGCGGCGCGTACGACGTGATGGGCTCCAAGCACCTCGGCGCCGACCTCAACCTGGCCTGGCCGACCGCGCAGATCGCCGTGATGGGCGCCCAGGGCGCCGCGAACATCGTCTACCGCCGCGAGCTGGCCGAGGCGGCCAAGGCCGGCGAGGACGTCGACGCCCGCCGCGCCGAGCTGGTCGCCGAGTACGAGGACACCCTGCTCAACCCGTACCTGGCCGCCGAACGCGGCTACGTGGACGCGGTGATCGCGCCGAGCGAGACCCGCCGGCACATCGTCCGGGGGCTGCGGGCGCTGCGCGGCAAGCGCGAGGTCCTGCCGCCGAAGAAGCACGGCAACATTCCGCTCTAG
- a CDS encoding nuclear transport factor 2 family protein — MSAVRPPLPPFTAESAAAKVQAAEDAWNSRDPERVALAYTPDSAWRNRDEFLTGREEIVEFLTRKWAKEEEYALRKELWAYTGNRISVRFTYEWRDKAGQWWRSHGNEQWEFAEDGLMRRREASINDQPIAEADRSIFGPRETP, encoded by the coding sequence ATGTCCGCTGTCCGGCCCCCGCTTCCGCCGTTCACCGCCGAGAGCGCCGCCGCCAAGGTGCAGGCGGCCGAGGACGCCTGGAACTCCCGCGATCCGGAGCGGGTGGCGCTGGCGTACACACCCGACTCGGCCTGGCGCAACCGCGACGAGTTCCTCACCGGCCGCGAGGAGATCGTCGAGTTCCTCACCCGGAAGTGGGCCAAGGAGGAGGAGTACGCGCTGCGCAAGGAGCTGTGGGCGTACACCGGCAACCGGATCTCGGTGCGTTTCACCTACGAGTGGCGCGACAAGGCCGGCCAGTGGTGGCGCAGCCACGGCAACGAGCAGTGGGAGTTCGCCGAGGACGGCCTGATGCGCCGTCGGGAGGCGAGCATCAACGACCAGCCGATCGCCGAGGCGGACCGCAGCATCTTCGGGCCCCGCGAGACCCCTTGA
- a CDS encoding biotin--[acetyl-CoA-carboxylase] ligase, whose amino-acid sequence MRGFGHDGPSPWTDLERPPLDQAALRRDLLTPGGLWTALDVLAGTGSTNTDLAARAKLGAAEGAVLVAEEQTAGRGRLERQWSAPARSGLFLSLLLRPKDVPMERYGWLPILVGVAAAATLSRVAGVDTGLKWPNDLQVTVGGAERKLGGILTELSDGAVVVGLGVNVSLREEELPVPTATSLVLAGAEVTDRETLLRSLLREFAELYGEWVAAAGDPQASGLLPAYTARCTTLGRPVKVQLPGDRELLGEAVAIDGDGRLVVRSADGTRHPVAAGDVVHVRPQQA is encoded by the coding sequence CTGCGTGGCTTCGGCCACGACGGGCCCTCCCCCTGGACCGACCTGGAGCGGCCGCCGCTCGACCAGGCGGCACTGCGGCGGGACCTGCTGACCCCGGGCGGGCTGTGGACGGCGCTGGACGTGCTGGCCGGCACCGGTTCGACCAACACCGATCTGGCGGCCCGGGCCAAGCTGGGTGCCGCCGAGGGTGCGGTGCTGGTGGCCGAGGAGCAGACGGCCGGCCGGGGCCGGCTGGAGCGGCAGTGGTCGGCGCCCGCGCGCTCGGGGCTCTTCCTCTCGCTGCTGCTGCGGCCGAAGGACGTCCCGATGGAGCGGTACGGCTGGCTGCCGATCCTGGTCGGGGTGGCGGCCGCGGCCACCCTGAGCCGGGTCGCCGGGGTGGACACCGGCCTGAAGTGGCCGAACGACCTGCAGGTCACCGTGGGCGGCGCCGAGCGCAAGCTCGGCGGCATCCTGACCGAGCTGAGCGACGGTGCGGTGGTGGTCGGACTCGGCGTCAACGTCTCGCTGCGCGAGGAGGAGCTGCCGGTGCCGACCGCGACCTCGCTGGTGCTGGCCGGGGCCGAGGTGACCGACCGGGAGACCCTGCTGCGCTCGCTGCTGCGCGAGTTCGCCGAGCTGTACGGCGAGTGGGTGGCCGCCGCGGGCGACCCGCAGGCGAGCGGGCTGCTGCCCGCGTACACCGCCCGCTGCACCACCCTGGGCCGCCCGGTGAAGGTCCAACTGCCGGGTGACCGCGAGCTGTTGGGCGAGGCGGTGGCGATCGACGGGGACGGCAGGCTGGTGGTCAGGTCGGCCGACGGCACCCGCCACCCGGTGGCGGCCGGGGACGTCGTGCACGTACGACCGCAGCAGGCCTGA
- a CDS encoding adenylate/guanylate cyclase domain-containing protein, which produces MRQVRQPHGDGPVVHEDGGGEEPDHDGRTVALDLERLILDAPRRYTPYQAARAADVPMELATRFWRAMGFPDIGQSRALTDGDVIALRRLAGLVESGLLSESMAIQVARSTGQTTARLAGWQMDTFLDNLTQAVEPGLTRAEVAYPLVELLLPELEQFLVYVWRRQLAAVTGRVVQAAEDTEITSGRLAVGFADLVGFTRLSRRLEEEELGELVESFENTCSDLIAGHGGRVVKTLGDEILYVSEDPATAAEIALSLVEALADEENIPALRVGMAFGTVTSRMGDVFGTTVNLASRLTSIAPKDAVLLDGELAAALEGSGAAEPSGEPDGTELAGPHRFHLQPMWRRPVRGLGLVEPWLLTRIGRTHLP; this is translated from the coding sequence ATGAGGCAAGTGCGGCAACCGCACGGGGACGGACCGGTGGTACACGAAGACGGCGGTGGCGAGGAGCCGGACCACGACGGCCGGACGGTCGCGCTGGACCTGGAGCGCCTGATCCTCGACGCGCCGCGCAGATACACGCCGTACCAGGCCGCCCGTGCCGCCGACGTCCCGATGGAGCTGGCCACCCGGTTCTGGCGCGCGATGGGCTTCCCCGACATCGGCCAGTCCCGCGCCCTCACCGACGGCGACGTGATCGCGCTCCGCCGGCTGGCCGGTCTGGTCGAGTCCGGACTGCTCAGCGAGTCGATGGCGATCCAGGTGGCCCGCTCCACCGGCCAGACCACCGCCCGGCTGGCGGGCTGGCAGATGGACACCTTCCTGGACAACCTGACCCAGGCGGTCGAGCCCGGCCTGACCAGGGCCGAGGTGGCCTACCCACTGGTCGAGCTGCTGCTGCCGGAGCTGGAGCAGTTCCTGGTGTACGTCTGGCGGCGTCAACTCGCCGCCGTCACCGGGCGGGTGGTGCAGGCCGCCGAGGACACCGAGATCACCAGCGGTCGGCTCGCGGTCGGATTCGCGGATCTGGTCGGCTTCACCCGGCTGTCCCGGCGGCTGGAGGAGGAGGAGCTCGGCGAGCTGGTGGAGAGCTTCGAGAACACCTGCTCCGACCTGATCGCGGGTCACGGCGGCCGGGTGGTGAAGACCCTCGGCGACGAGATCCTGTACGTCTCGGAGGACCCGGCCACCGCCGCCGAGATCGCGCTCAGCCTGGTCGAGGCGCTGGCCGACGAGGAGAACATCCCGGCGCTGCGGGTCGGGATGGCCTTCGGCACCGTGACCTCCCGGATGGGCGATGTCTTCGGCACCACGGTCAACCTGGCCAGCCGGCTCACCTCGATCGCGCCCAAGGACGCCGTACTGCTGGACGGCGAGCTCGCGGCCGCGCTGGAGGGCAGCGGCGCCGCCGAGCCCTCCGGGGAGCCGGACGGCACCGAGCTGGCCGGGCCGCACCGCTTCCATCTGCAGCCGATGTGGCGCCGTCCGGTCCGCGGTCTGGGGCTGGTTGAGCCATGGCTGCTCACCCGGATCGGGCGCACCCACCTGCCGTAA